The genomic stretch TGCCAATGCAAGCACTAGAATATTGGGATGATTACGCAAAGAATCATCTTGGCAACTTTAACTATGAGATGGCAAAATTCATCCGCGATTTGGCTATCTCACTGCGGGTACAAAACATTCTAGAAGTAGGAACTAGTGCAGGAAATGACCTAAAGTTATTTCCAGACGAGTCAGACATTAATGGAATTGATATTTCTGAGCTGGCTATTACGCAAGCAGGGAAAAACTTGCCAAAGTTTAACTTTCAGATTGCAGATATCTGTAAAATTCCATTTGAGGATAATTCTATT from Nitrososphaerota archaeon encodes the following:
- a CDS encoding class I SAM-dependent methyltransferase; translated protein: MQALEYWDDYAKNHLGNFNYEMAKFIRDLAISLRVQNILEVGTSAGNDLKLFPDESDINGIDISELAITQAGKNLPKFNFQIADICKIPFEDNSIDLVFTRNVLNYLDSEDIKKAVDEMFRVSKKYIFNIELFSENEEKISDSPATYGRNMKKYWMDYRVKIISNVDIHEEIEPKKSRFTLLRKL